In one Streptomyces venezuelae genomic region, the following are encoded:
- a CDS encoding CatB-related O-acetyltransferase produces the protein MPPVPADPTQVHPMPEQPRVVLLKPLVTSPLIEVGEFTYYDDPEDPTAFETRNVLYHYGPERLVIGKFCALGEGVRFIMNGANHRMDGPSTFPFPIMGASWADHFDLISGLPGRGDTTVGNDVWFGYRATVMPGVRIGHGAIIASGSVVVDDVPDYGIVGGNPARLLRRRYSDSDLDRLLALAWWDWPLPHLTEHLRTVMSGTVDELEAAAPGDDIVAP, from the coding sequence ATGCCGCCCGTTCCCGCCGACCCGACTCAAGTCCACCCGATGCCCGAGCAGCCTCGCGTCGTGCTGCTCAAGCCGCTGGTGACCTCGCCGTTGATCGAGGTCGGGGAGTTCACGTACTACGACGACCCCGAGGACCCGACCGCGTTCGAGACTCGCAACGTCCTGTACCACTACGGGCCCGAGAGGCTGGTCATCGGGAAGTTCTGCGCGCTGGGCGAGGGCGTGCGGTTCATCATGAACGGCGCCAACCACCGCATGGACGGCCCCTCCACGTTCCCCTTCCCCATCATGGGCGCGTCCTGGGCCGATCACTTCGACCTCATCAGCGGCCTGCCCGGACGGGGCGACACCACGGTGGGCAACGATGTCTGGTTCGGCTACCGGGCCACCGTGATGCCCGGCGTCCGCATCGGCCACGGCGCGATCATCGCCTCCGGCTCCGTCGTCGTCGACGACGTTCCCGACTACGGCATCGTCGGCGGCAACCCCGCGCGTCTGCTGCGCCGCCGCTACAGCGACAGCGACCTCGACCGCCTCCTCGCGCTGGCCTGGTGGGACTGGCCCCTGCCACACCTCACCGAGCACCTGCGCACGGTCATGTCCGGCACCGTCGACGAGCTGGAGGCCGCGGCACCCGGCGACGACATCGTCGCGCCCTGA
- a CDS encoding acyl-CoA dehydrogenase family protein: MHLEYTPEQQQLRTELRAYFAELVPDNAYARYGEPAAQKRFYRETVRRLGSGGWLGVGWPKEYGGRGLSPMEQFIFFDEAAQAGVPLPLMALNTVGPTIMQFGTDEQKAYFLPRILSGELDFAIGYSEPDAGTDLASLKTKAVREGDEETGHYTVNGQKIWTTNGDTADWVWLAVRTATPEEGVPLHKGITMLLVPTSDPGYSCTLINTLASHDTTASYYENVRVPASRRVGEENKGWRLITNQLNHERVTLAAHGTMAIRALHNVQRWAMDTKLADGRRVIDLTWVRGRLARTHARLDAMKLLNWQMVNAVQEGTLTPQDASAVKVYGSEARRDAYAWLMEVVASAGALKEGSSGAVLHGELERGYRSAVIFTFGGGNNEIQREIISWIGLGMPRVRR, from the coding sequence GTGCACCTCGAATACACGCCTGAGCAGCAGCAGTTGCGCACCGAGCTGCGCGCGTACTTCGCCGAGCTGGTACCGGACAACGCCTACGCGCGGTACGGCGAACCCGCCGCTCAGAAGCGGTTCTACCGGGAGACCGTCCGTCGCCTGGGGTCGGGCGGATGGCTGGGGGTGGGCTGGCCCAAGGAGTACGGCGGGCGCGGCCTCTCGCCCATGGAGCAGTTCATCTTCTTCGACGAGGCGGCGCAGGCGGGCGTGCCGCTGCCGTTGATGGCGCTGAACACCGTGGGACCGACGATCATGCAGTTCGGCACGGACGAGCAGAAGGCCTACTTCCTGCCGCGGATCCTCTCCGGCGAACTCGACTTCGCCATCGGCTACAGCGAACCCGACGCCGGTACGGACCTCGCCTCGCTGAAGACGAAGGCCGTGCGGGAGGGCGACGAGGAGACCGGCCACTACACGGTCAACGGCCAGAAGATCTGGACGACCAACGGCGACACGGCGGACTGGGTCTGGCTCGCGGTCCGTACGGCCACCCCGGAAGAGGGCGTCCCGCTGCACAAGGGCATCACCATGCTCCTGGTCCCCACGAGCGACCCGGGCTACTCCTGCACCCTCATCAACACCCTCGCCTCGCACGACACGACAGCCAGCTACTACGAGAACGTCCGCGTACCCGCCTCGCGCCGCGTCGGCGAGGAGAACAAGGGCTGGCGCCTGATCACGAACCAGCTCAACCACGAACGCGTCACGCTCGCCGCGCACGGCACGATGGCGATCCGCGCTCTCCACAACGTCCAACGCTGGGCGATGGACACCAAGCTGGCCGACGGCCGCCGTGTCATCGACCTCACCTGGGTCCGCGGGCGCCTGGCGAGGACCCACGCGAGGCTCGACGCGATGAAGCTCCTCAACTGGCAGATGGTGAACGCCGTCCAGGAAGGCACCCTCACTCCGCAGGACGCCTCCGCGGTGAAGGTCTACGGCTCGGAGGCACGCCGCGACGCGTACGCCTGGCTGATGGAAGTCGTCGCCTCGGCCGGCGCCCTGAAGGAGGGCTCGTCGGGCGCTGTCCTCCACGGCGAACTCGAACGCGGCTACCGCTCGGCGGTGATCTTCACCTTCGGCGGCGGCAACAACGAGATCCAACGCGAGATCATCTCGTGGATCGGCCTGGGAATGCCGCGAGTGCGCCGCTGA
- a CDS encoding MFS transporter yields MTAPPPPRFPTPTRLTPFTQFTGPQYFLLAGSLLIPLGSFAVLPFMSVLLHERLGMELGTVGVVLAVASFVQFSGGVVGAALAERVGLRRTMLLALVIRTAGFAAFLPGLSRPTWAVVALFLVSVGAALYLPANKAYLVTGVTEDRRAPLLSASSSALNGGIALGPIAAAPFVLTASAGLFTAVTVLFALITAGHAVLPGAPTATDPQPTSATNPQPTPETHPQPPQQAHPQPPQQAPLKADSRRPDATPPSPLLPFAITVLSVYVFMFFQHYLALYAVGRASTYFYGLVLALYALLLVVTQPLLSDWIARLPYPRALRIGFTALAAGMAALALGHPAAILGGALLICVGEIVLFLKNDLEALSRSDRSPAVVFGRQRLAAGIGAFASGIAGGEGYAWADRADNVGLFWLAVAAQCALLPPLLLRALRGSRR; encoded by the coding sequence ATGACAGCGCCTCCGCCGCCACGCTTCCCGACCCCCACCCGCCTCACCCCCTTCACCCAGTTCACCGGGCCTCAGTACTTCCTCCTCGCAGGGTCCTTGCTCATACCCCTGGGCAGCTTCGCCGTGCTGCCCTTCATGTCCGTCCTGCTGCACGAACGGCTGGGCATGGAGCTCGGCACGGTCGGCGTGGTGCTGGCCGTCGCGTCGTTCGTACAGTTCTCGGGCGGCGTGGTCGGAGCGGCCCTCGCCGAACGCGTCGGCCTGCGGCGCACCATGCTGCTGGCCCTCGTGATCCGCACGGCGGGTTTCGCCGCGTTCCTGCCGGGGCTCAGCCGCCCGACGTGGGCGGTCGTCGCGCTGTTCCTCGTCTCCGTCGGGGCCGCGCTCTACCTGCCCGCCAACAAGGCGTACCTGGTGACGGGCGTGACGGAGGACCGCCGCGCCCCGCTCCTCTCCGCGAGCAGCTCGGCGCTCAACGGCGGTATCGCGCTGGGCCCCATCGCGGCGGCCCCCTTCGTCCTGACGGCATCGGCGGGCCTCTTCACGGCGGTCACCGTACTGTTCGCCCTGATCACGGCGGGCCATGCGGTGCTGCCGGGGGCGCCCACGGCGACGGACCCGCAACCGACCTCGGCGACGAACCCGCAACCGACCCCGGAGACGCACCCGCAGCCACCCCAACAGGCGCACCCGCAGCCACCCCAACAGGCGCCGCTCAAAGCCGACAGTCGCCGCCCGGACGCCACCCCGCCCTCGCCTCTCCTCCCCTTCGCGATCACCGTCCTGAGCGTGTACGTCTTCATGTTCTTCCAGCACTACCTCGCGCTCTACGCGGTGGGCAGGGCATCGACGTACTTCTACGGCCTGGTCCTCGCCCTCTACGCCCTCCTCCTCGTCGTCACCCAGCCCCTCCTGTCGGACTGGATAGCCCGCCTCCCCTACCCGCGCGCCCTGCGCATCGGTTTCACCGCGCTGGCCGCCGGGATGGCCGCGCTGGCCCTCGGCCACCCCGCCGCCATCCTCGGCGGCGCGCTGCTCATCTGCGTCGGCGAGATCGTCCTGTTCCTGAAGAACGACCTCGAAGCGTTGTCGCGGTCCGACCGCTCGCCCGCGGTCGTCTTCGGCCGGCAGCGCCTGGCGGCCGGGATCGGCGCGTTCGCCAGCGGGATCGCAGGGGGAGAGGGCTACGCGTGGGCCGACCGCGCCGACAACGTGGGCCTGTTCTGGCTGGCGGTCGCGGCCCAGTGCGCGCTGCTGCCGCCGCTGTTGCTACGCGCCCTGCGAGGGAGCCGCCGCTAG
- a CDS encoding ATP-grasp domain-containing protein — protein sequence MTIAALEALTFGLGRLVEAAGTAGHRLCLLTGDRDVYRHELAHLAPGALDIVDVDTHDAGACAAALSAVPDLSGLINSTDTWSVPGAELAAKFGLPGPDPSAVRLLRDKSRVRALLHERGLSGSRAVAFPATTTTAASDILREVGLPAILKDSAGTSSRNVWPVRDERQLHAALTEAAQRPFNGWLFAERFFSGPVYSAETLGWAGETRLLGVLSRQMSPEPSVREEAAAFPVAFPPPELDRIEEWAGRVLAAAGHDSGFAHVEFVLTADGPELVEINRRIGGALVGEALCRALGTNVYDAMVDTALGRRPALLDTAPTGPAPGPATAFVLVYPDRPGTLTGWTGLDGLSAFPGSPEWYPTAVPGRRVEHLSDQRGCTGIVLAEAETAELALHRALSAAGSIRPAMAGDDDRE from the coding sequence ATGACCATCGCCGCACTCGAAGCACTCACCTTCGGCCTCGGCCGCCTCGTCGAGGCGGCCGGCACCGCTGGGCACCGCCTGTGCCTGCTCACCGGCGACCGCGACGTCTACCGTCACGAACTCGCCCACCTCGCCCCCGGGGCACTCGACATCGTCGACGTCGACACCCACGACGCCGGGGCGTGCGCGGCCGCACTGTCGGCCGTGCCCGACCTGAGCGGGCTCATCAACTCGACCGACACCTGGAGCGTGCCCGGCGCCGAACTCGCCGCCAAGTTCGGCCTGCCCGGGCCCGACCCGAGCGCGGTCCGGCTCCTGCGCGACAAGAGCCGGGTGCGCGCGCTCCTCCACGAGCGGGGCCTGAGCGGCAGCCGCGCCGTGGCGTTCCCCGCGACCACCACTACCGCCGCCTCCGACATCCTCCGAGAGGTCGGCCTGCCCGCCATCCTGAAGGATTCGGCGGGCACGTCCTCCCGCAACGTATGGCCGGTGCGGGACGAGCGTCAGCTGCACGCCGCGCTCACCGAAGCGGCCCAACGCCCCTTCAACGGATGGCTGTTCGCCGAGCGCTTCTTCTCCGGCCCGGTCTACAGCGCGGAGACCCTCGGCTGGGCGGGCGAGACGAGACTGCTCGGCGTCCTGAGCCGCCAGATGTCACCCGAGCCGTCCGTCCGCGAGGAGGCCGCCGCGTTCCCCGTGGCCTTCCCGCCACCCGAGCTCGACCGCATCGAGGAGTGGGCGGGACGCGTGCTCGCGGCCGCGGGCCACGACAGCGGCTTCGCCCACGTGGAGTTCGTCCTCACCGCGGACGGCCCGGAGCTGGTGGAGATCAACCGCCGTATCGGCGGCGCGCTCGTGGGCGAAGCCTTGTGCCGCGCCCTGGGCACGAACGTCTACGACGCCATGGTCGACACGGCACTCGGCCGCCGCCCCGCACTGCTGGACACCGCGCCGACAGGCCCCGCCCCCGGCCCGGCCACGGCCTTCGTCCTCGTCTACCCCGACCGCCCCGGCACGCTCACCGGCTGGACCGGCCTGGACGGCCTCTCGGCGTTCCCCGGATCGCCCGAGTGGTACCCCACCGCCGTCCCGGGACGACGCGTGGAGCACCTGAGCGACCAGCGCGGATGCACGGGCATCGTGCTGGCCGAGGCCGAAACCGCCGAACTGGCCCTGCACAGGGCCCTCAGCGCGGCCGGCAGCATACGGCCAGCGATGGCGGGCGACGACGATCGAGAATGA
- a CDS encoding pyridoxal-phosphate dependent enzyme: MTPTHTDAAHVPAPYAIPAPVHDHITDAIKAPDLLRLSGNVVLARFETLKVYAALGAVRTLLERGTVKPGQTLVDSSSGIYALALAMACHRYGLRCHIVASTTVDATMRAQLEVLGATVDQMSPSEDLRLDQEGRVRRVRGLLAERPGMHWMRQYHDAVHYTGYREFAALVDRALPDVPLTVVGAVGTGSSSGGLVEALRGRDRDVRLLGVQPFGSVTFGSEGFSDPEAIIAGIGSSIPFDNVHHDLYDTLHWLDFRHAMAGAVGLLRDHAVFAGLSTGAAHLVASWEAARDPERTHLVIGADTGHRYTDRVFARHREALDPRTLKPHQITDLADLTPPWSAMEWNRRRYEVRSGGAGPVPAARAVSAPREARPVRETDPLTLSSDPLGAPPQEAQAR, translated from the coding sequence GTGACCCCCACGCACACCGACGCCGCGCACGTCCCCGCCCCGTACGCGATCCCGGCACCGGTCCACGACCACATCACCGACGCGATAAAGGCCCCGGACCTGCTGCGGCTGTCCGGCAACGTCGTCCTCGCCCGCTTCGAGACCCTCAAGGTCTACGCAGCCCTCGGCGCGGTCCGCACCCTGCTCGAACGCGGCACCGTGAAACCGGGCCAGACCCTCGTGGACAGCTCCAGCGGCATCTACGCCCTCGCCCTGGCCATGGCCTGCCACCGCTACGGACTGCGCTGCCACATCGTCGCCTCCACCACGGTCGACGCCACCATGCGCGCCCAACTCGAGGTGCTCGGCGCCACCGTGGACCAGATGTCGCCCTCGGAGGACCTGCGGCTCGACCAGGAAGGCAGGGTCAGACGCGTCCGCGGGCTGCTGGCCGAACGGCCCGGCATGCACTGGATGCGGCAGTACCACGACGCCGTCCACTACACCGGCTACCGGGAGTTCGCCGCCCTCGTCGACCGCGCGCTGCCCGACGTACCGCTGACCGTGGTCGGCGCCGTGGGCACCGGCTCGTCGAGCGGCGGCCTCGTCGAGGCGCTGCGCGGGCGCGACCGCGACGTACGCCTGCTGGGCGTGCAGCCCTTCGGCAGCGTCACCTTCGGCAGCGAGGGGTTCAGCGACCCGGAGGCGATCATCGCCGGGATCGGCAGCTCGATCCCCTTCGACAACGTCCACCACGACCTGTACGACACGCTCCACTGGCTCGACTTCCGGCACGCCATGGCGGGTGCGGTGGGCCTGCTCCGCGACCACGCGGTGTTCGCGGGACTGTCGACCGGCGCGGCGCACTTGGTCGCGAGCTGGGAGGCGGCGCGCGACCCCGAGCGCACCCACCTCGTCATCGGCGCCGACACCGGACACCGCTACACCGACCGCGTCTTCGCCCGCCACCGCGAGGCGCTCGACCCGCGCACGCTGAAACCGCACCAGATCACCGACCTCGCGGACCTCACGCCGCCGTGGTCGGCGATGGAGTGGAACCGGCGGCGGTACGAGGTACGCAGCGGGGGAGCGGGGCCCGTACCGGCGGCGCGAGCGGTATCCGCACCGAGGGAGGCCCGACCCGTACGGGAGACAGACCCACTCACGCTTTCGAGCGACCCACTAGGAGCACCGCCCCAGGAGGCTCAGGCACGATGA
- a CDS encoding ABC transporter substrate-binding protein: MTRPPFPRALAAGLLATGLLLTGCGAEVESAAGGKPGTGTGQDADTVTVSNCGKDVTYKRPERAIAYDVSGAEKMFALGLADRMRGYVMNKLGDPSIKGSPWREKYAEVDRLGNERITREIVVDAKADWVLAGWNSGFSEERGITPALLDKVGVASYLHTETCWDYGDKSVDTSPLQALYKDLDNLGKIFGVRKRADELVGDLKKRVAALKKTWPAQGDPAKVFVYDSGTDQPFTAGRHAAPDDIITAAGGANVFGDLDKGWTTVGWEPVIKAKPDVIVIVDYADQPAKDKIAYLKKLPSLKSVPAVRNNRFHVMSYGDVVSGPRNVAGAEDLGRYLRSVGR; encoded by the coding sequence GTGACCCGACCACCGTTCCCCCGCGCCCTCGCCGCCGGGCTGCTGGCCACCGGGCTCCTGCTGACCGGCTGCGGCGCCGAGGTCGAATCGGCGGCGGGCGGCAAGCCCGGCACCGGGACCGGCCAGGACGCCGACACCGTCACCGTCTCCAACTGCGGCAAGGACGTCACGTACAAGCGTCCCGAGCGCGCGATCGCCTACGACGTGAGCGGCGCGGAGAAGATGTTCGCCCTCGGCCTCGCCGACCGCATGCGCGGCTACGTCATGAACAAGCTCGGCGACCCGTCCATCAAGGGTTCGCCCTGGCGCGAGAAGTACGCCGAGGTGGACCGCCTCGGCAACGAACGCATCACCCGCGAGATCGTCGTCGACGCGAAGGCCGACTGGGTCCTCGCGGGCTGGAACTCCGGCTTCAGCGAGGAACGCGGCATCACCCCCGCCCTGCTGGACAAGGTCGGCGTCGCCAGCTACCTGCACACCGAGACCTGCTGGGACTACGGCGACAAGAGCGTCGACACGTCGCCGCTCCAGGCGCTCTACAAGGACCTGGACAACCTCGGGAAGATCTTCGGCGTGCGGAAGCGGGCCGACGAGCTGGTCGGCGACCTGAAGAAGCGGGTCGCCGCGCTGAAGAAGACATGGCCCGCGCAGGGCGACCCGGCCAAGGTGTTCGTCTACGACTCCGGCACCGACCAGCCGTTCACGGCGGGCCGGCACGCCGCGCCCGACGACATCATCACCGCCGCCGGTGGCGCCAACGTCTTCGGCGACCTCGACAAGGGGTGGACGACGGTGGGCTGGGAACCGGTCATCAAGGCGAAGCCCGACGTCATCGTGATCGTCGACTACGCCGACCAGCCCGCGAAGGACAAGATCGCCTACCTCAAGAAGCTCCCCAGCCTGAAGTCCGTACCGGCCGTGCGGAACAACCGCTTCCACGTCATGTCGTACGGCGACGTCGTCAGCGGCCCCCGCAATGTCGCGGGAGCCGAGGACCTGGGCCGCTACCTGCGTTCGGTCGGGCGGTGA
- a CDS encoding ABC transporter ATP-binding protein: protein MVLSLRDLTVEAAGRALVDRLSLDVAAGSIVGLVGPNGSGKSTALRCVYRALKPTSGAVLLDGTDLTSLKLRDSARSVAALTQESHTELDFTVEEVVALGRAPHARGNHPLTAREQELCDEAMERLDVAHLADRSVLSLSGGERQRVLVARALAQEPRLLVLDEPTNHLDVRHQVELLSFLRGSGLTVLTALHDLNLAAQVCDRIAVLGAGCLVASGDPAEVLTPELVRKVFGVDAVVVPHPRTGLPQLLYDLAPPPADIAPRPDGPIPTPASSPEGPHS, encoded by the coding sequence ATGGTTCTGTCCCTCCGCGACCTGACCGTCGAGGCCGCCGGACGTGCCCTCGTCGACCGGCTCAGCCTCGACGTGGCCGCCGGTTCGATCGTCGGGCTCGTCGGCCCCAACGGCAGCGGCAAGTCGACGGCGCTGCGCTGCGTCTACCGCGCGCTGAAGCCGACATCCGGGGCCGTGCTGCTCGACGGCACCGACCTGACGTCGCTGAAACTGCGCGACAGCGCCCGCTCCGTCGCCGCACTCACCCAGGAGAGCCACACCGAGCTCGACTTCACCGTCGAGGAAGTGGTCGCCCTGGGCCGCGCCCCTCACGCGCGGGGTAATCACCCCCTCACCGCCCGCGAACAGGAGCTGTGCGACGAGGCGATGGAGCGTCTGGACGTTGCCCACCTCGCCGACCGCAGCGTCCTGAGCCTCTCCGGCGGTGAGCGCCAACGCGTCCTCGTGGCACGCGCCCTCGCCCAGGAACCCCGCCTCCTGGTCCTCGACGAGCCGACCAACCACCTCGACGTACGCCACCAGGTGGAGCTGCTCTCGTTCCTGCGCGGCTCGGGCCTGACCGTCCTCACGGCGCTGCACGACCTGAATCTGGCGGCGCAGGTCTGCGACCGGATCGCCGTGCTCGGCGCGGGATGCCTGGTGGCCTCCGGCGACCCGGCCGAGGTGCTCACCCCCGAACTGGTGCGCAAGGTGTTCGGCGTCGACGCGGTCGTCGTACCGCACCCCCGAACAGGTCTGCCGCAACTGCTCTACGACCTCGCCCCGCCCCCGGCCGACATCGCCCCGCGGCCCGACGGCCCCATCCCCACCCCTGCCTCGTCCCCGGAAGGACCCCACTCGTGA
- a CDS encoding FecCD family ABC transporter permease → MTEATSATPPASRAARSRGAPRRSREEQPAGRGRLLTTLVALSVTLVVSVLAGIALGPTVVPLGDVVHFLTAALTGGSIDADEASGYAIVWHVRTPRVLLAAVVGAGLSVVGVAIQALVRNALADPFVLGISSGASVGATAVVVFGVFAGLGVYALSAAAFLGALGATVLVYLAARGPLGLTPLRLVLTGVALAYGFQALMSVLVFLAPNGQAARTVLFWLLGSLGSATWESLPLVTAAVLIAVVVLLRHSRSLDVLSLGDETAASLGVDADALRRGLFVLTAAVTGLIVAVSGAIGFVGLVLPHVVRIWVGSTHRRVLAVAPLAGACFMVWVDLVARTAFAPEELPLGVITALIGVPVFVVLMRRRGYLFGGR, encoded by the coding sequence ATGACCGAGGCGACATCCGCGACGCCGCCCGCGAGCCGCGCCGCACGCTCGCGGGGCGCACCGCGCCGGAGCCGCGAGGAACAACCAGCAGGCCGCGGGAGGCTGTTGACGACACTGGTCGCGCTCTCCGTGACGCTCGTGGTCTCCGTCCTCGCCGGCATCGCGCTGGGACCGACCGTCGTGCCGCTCGGCGACGTCGTGCACTTCCTCACCGCCGCACTCACCGGAGGCAGCATCGACGCGGACGAGGCGTCGGGCTACGCCATCGTCTGGCACGTGCGCACACCACGCGTCCTGCTGGCCGCGGTCGTCGGCGCCGGGCTGTCCGTCGTCGGCGTCGCCATCCAGGCGCTGGTGCGCAACGCCCTCGCGGATCCGTTCGTGCTCGGCATCTCGTCCGGCGCCTCCGTGGGGGCGACCGCCGTCGTCGTCTTCGGCGTCTTCGCGGGGCTCGGCGTCTACGCCCTCTCGGCCGCCGCCTTCCTCGGCGCTCTCGGCGCGACCGTGCTGGTGTACCTGGCCGCGCGCGGACCGCTCGGACTGACACCGCTGCGGCTCGTGCTGACCGGGGTGGCGCTGGCGTACGGCTTCCAGGCGCTCATGAGCGTGCTGGTGTTCCTCGCGCCGAACGGGCAGGCCGCACGGACCGTACTGTTCTGGCTGCTGGGCAGCCTCGGCTCCGCGACCTGGGAGTCCCTGCCCCTGGTGACGGCGGCGGTCCTGATCGCGGTCGTCGTACTGCTGCGGCACAGCCGGTCGCTCGACGTCCTGTCGCTCGGCGACGAGACCGCGGCCAGCCTGGGCGTGGACGCGGACGCGCTGCGCCGCGGCCTGTTCGTGCTCACCGCGGCCGTCACCGGACTCATCGTCGCCGTCAGCGGCGCGATCGGCTTCGTCGGCCTCGTCCTGCCGCACGTGGTGCGGATCTGGGTCGGCTCCACGCATCGGCGCGTCCTCGCCGTCGCCCCGCTGGCCGGCGCCTGCTTCATGGTGTGGGTCGACCTCGTCGCCCGCACCGCCTTCGCCCCCGAGGAACTGCCGCTCGGGGTGATCACCGCATTGATCGGCGTGCCGGTGTTCGTCGTCCTGATGCGCCGCCGCGGCTATCTCTTCGGAGGCCGGTAG
- a CDS encoding class I SAM-dependent methyltransferase yields the protein MNWYEDDDFWSDFAETMFSERRRAEVAALVDGSPLLRFPAGSRILDLCCGPGLYLVPLARAGATVTGVDLSPAMLKRADAACEAAGVDVRLVRGDMLTHVEPETYDVVLNLFTSFGYFDDPRDNERVLRNAHDSLVPGGRLLIDVMGKEVLAGWIGRPQVVDLDGGAYVLQRDTVLDSWTRLRTDWTLVRGSEAREASITSFLYSAAELSTLFVAAGFTDVRCYGDFDGGPYDNRSKRLIVTGTRPELSLHTREL from the coding sequence ATGAACTGGTACGAGGACGACGATTTCTGGTCGGACTTCGCCGAGACCATGTTCTCCGAGCGCAGGCGCGCGGAGGTGGCGGCTCTCGTCGACGGATCGCCGCTGCTCCGTTTCCCGGCCGGGAGCCGCATCCTCGACCTGTGCTGCGGACCCGGCCTCTACCTCGTCCCGCTCGCCCGCGCCGGCGCCACGGTCACCGGGGTCGACCTCAGCCCCGCCATGCTGAAGCGGGCCGACGCCGCATGCGAGGCGGCGGGCGTCGACGTCCGGCTGGTACGCGGGGACATGTTGACGCACGTCGAGCCGGAGACGTACGACGTGGTGCTCAACCTGTTCACCTCGTTCGGCTACTTCGACGACCCGCGGGACAACGAACGCGTGCTGCGCAACGCCCACGACTCGCTCGTGCCGGGCGGGCGGCTGCTCATCGACGTGATGGGCAAGGAGGTCCTCGCGGGCTGGATCGGCCGGCCCCAGGTCGTCGACCTCGACGGCGGCGCGTACGTGCTGCAGCGCGACACCGTCCTGGACAGCTGGACCCGGCTGCGCACCGACTGGACGCTGGTCCGGGGCTCAGAGGCGCGCGAAGCGTCGATCACCTCCTTCCTCTACAGCGCGGCCGAGCTGAGCACGCTCTTCGTGGCGGCCGGCTTCACCGACGTGCGCTGTTACGGCGACTTCGACGGCGGCCCGTACGACAACCGCTCCAAGCGGCTGATCGTGACCGGCACTCGTCCGGAACTCTCCTTGCACACGCGGGAACTCTGA
- a CDS encoding ferredoxin, whose amino-acid sequence MTATTTPPGVQARPTAAYRTSMPASAPPATKEPQELSHEDLVRYLEDRFACAQACDDCARVCLVREGPAAPGEAPRLNTACADVCEATSRVLAEQSDQDEQRVRMQVEWCRAICLQCASLCDLHPASAACAEACRRCAKACDAFLTTLG is encoded by the coding sequence GTGACAGCCACGACAACCCCGCCAGGCGTCCAGGCGAGGCCGACCGCGGCGTACCGCACGTCCATGCCCGCATCCGCACCCCCAGCGACGAAGGAGCCGCAGGAGCTCAGCCACGAGGATCTCGTCCGCTACCTGGAAGACCGGTTCGCCTGCGCGCAGGCTTGCGACGACTGCGCCCGCGTATGCCTCGTGCGCGAGGGTCCGGCCGCACCGGGCGAGGCCCCCCGCCTCAACACCGCCTGCGCGGACGTGTGCGAGGCGACGTCCCGCGTCCTGGCCGAACAGAGCGACCAGGACGAGCAGCGGGTGCGTATGCAGGTCGAGTGGTGCCGAGCGATCTGCCTCCAGTGCGCATCCCTCTGCGACCTGCACCCCGCCTCGGCCGCCTGCGCCGAAGCCTGCCGTCGCTGCGCGAAGGCGTGCGACGCCTTCCTGACCACGCTGGGCTGA